In a single window of the Acidobacteriota bacterium genome:
- a CDS encoding ZIP family metal transporter has translation MLWLQVIVSVFLVSVISLVGIVTVSVRQERLKRVVFVLIGLAAGGLFGDAFIHLLPESYEELNSGTKAAVYILAGLFGFFILEKFLRWRHEHSPPAKSEVHPMGWMNLVADGLHNLIDGMLIGASYMVSFPVGVTTTLAVILHEIPQEIGDFGVLIQAGMSPRKALLLNYFSATLAIAGAVIALLVGARVRGFTSAMLPITAGGFIYIAGADLLPELHRENDPAKSVLQLLAMTAGVGVMFLLTMLE, from the coding sequence ATGTTGTGGTTACAGGTCATCGTGAGCGTCTTTCTGGTCAGCGTCATTTCGCTGGTGGGAATCGTGACCGTTTCTGTTCGTCAGGAGCGATTGAAGCGGGTGGTCTTTGTGTTAATCGGTCTGGCGGCGGGCGGTTTGTTTGGCGATGCCTTCATCCACTTGTTGCCCGAATCCTATGAGGAATTGAACAGCGGAACAAAAGCCGCTGTTTACATCCTGGCGGGACTGTTCGGTTTTTTCATTCTGGAAAAGTTTCTGCGCTGGCGGCACGAACATTCACCGCCGGCGAAAAGCGAGGTTCATCCGATGGGGTGGATGAATCTGGTGGCCGATGGTTTGCACAATCTGATTGACGGAATGCTGATCGGCGCTTCTTACATGGTCAGTTTTCCGGTCGGGGTAACGACCACCCTTGCCGTGATTCTGCACGAAATCCCGCAAGAAATCGGGGATTTCGGAGTGCTGATTCAGGCTGGAATGAGCCCTAGAAAGGCTTTGCTGCTCAATTACTTTTCAGCGACCCTGGCCATTGCCGGCGCGGTCATTGCGTTGTTGGTTGGGGCAAGAGTCAGAGGGTTCACTTCGGCCATGTTGCCGATTACTGCGGGCGGGTTTATTTATATCGCTGGCGCTGACCTGCTACCTGAACTGCACAGGGAAAACGATCCGGCGAAATCTGTGTTACAGCTTCTGGCAATGACAGCAGGTGTTGGGGTGATGTTCCTGTTGACAATGCTGGAATGA
- a CDS encoding PAS domain S-box protein codes for MSVTEMNSPVRLDRLTKAELIEALQSQKTAAVESSNILQQQAHLLDLSYDAIFIWELGDGIRYWNLAAEELYGWTRDEALGRKSHELLNIIHPDGWTRIEEALLRDGHWYGELIHQGRDGRRFMVDSRHVLIREADGRNLVLETNRDLTTRKQAEAALCESQTRLEMLFQHTEDAILFVNDQARFVDANPSACRLTGFTRTELLQKTVWNLTPLLERERGTRLWGEFIRSGTLSGVYELLCKGGSVRTVELQAVANIQPGLHLSVLNDITDRKRAEQALRDSEARMGGIINSAMDAIISVNDQQQIVLFNRAAEKMFGYTAEAVLGSPLAQLIPTRFRAAHDQHIRRFGETGETTRAMGALSAVSGVRHSGEEFPIEASISQIEVEGQKYFTVILRDITERERAKERLIEQAALLDQSHEAILVRDLDGRIRYWSRGAERLYGWTAEEAIGRTARELHYSKQASPLAEATKLTVEHGEWNGELRHITKDGREVIVEGHWTLVRDAEGKPKNILAINTNVTEKKKLEANFLRAQRLESIGTLASGIAHDLNNVLSPILMGAQMLQMKLHDEQSQRLIGLMQANANRGAEMIRQVLSFAKGISGQRVVLQPKHLIREIVRIAEETFPKSVRIEQRLADDLWALNGDATQLHQVMLNLSVNARDAMPQGGTLTITAENRTLDKLYALMLKGAAPGNFVVITVTDTGVGISPENLDRIFDPFFTTKEPGQGTGLGLATVQGIATAHGGFITVESELGFGTKFSVYLPADEAARQQKARQSKPEMIAGAGELILVVDDEAAVREMTNVALEAFGYRVLTADNGATALGVFASHLNEISLVVTDLMMPVMDGTATIRALRKIKPDIRIIPTTGLADPARISELSRLNVEELLEKPFNAESLLNAVAKTLNKRPPSATNS; via the coding sequence ATGAGTGTGACCGAGATGAATTCCCCAGTAAGGCTCGACAGACTGACAAAGGCCGAGCTGATAGAGGCTTTGCAATCGCAAAAGACAGCCGCCGTAGAATCCTCGAACATTTTGCAGCAGCAGGCGCACCTGCTTGATTTGTCTTACGACGCCATCTTCATCTGGGAGTTAGGCGACGGCATAAGGTATTGGAACCTGGCCGCCGAGGAACTTTACGGATGGACGCGGGATGAAGCGTTGGGGCGCAAAAGCCATGAGTTGCTGAACATCATTCATCCAGACGGATGGACTCGGATCGAAGAGGCGCTCTTGCGCGATGGCCATTGGTACGGCGAATTGATCCATCAGGGACGGGACGGGCGGCGATTCATGGTGGACAGCCGCCATGTACTGATCCGCGAGGCAGACGGACGGAATCTGGTGCTGGAAACCAACCGCGACCTGACCACGCGCAAGCAGGCCGAAGCGGCCCTGTGCGAAAGTCAGACGCGGCTGGAAATGTTGTTTCAGCATACGGAGGATGCAATCCTGTTTGTGAACGACCAGGCCCGCTTCGTTGACGCCAATCCTTCCGCGTGCAGGCTGACCGGCTTCACGCGCACAGAGCTGCTGCAAAAGACGGTCTGGAATCTGACGCCGTTGCTGGAACGGGAACGCGGAACCAGACTCTGGGGCGAATTTATCCGATCAGGAACGTTGTCAGGCGTATATGAATTGTTGTGCAAGGGCGGTTCGGTACGAACGGTCGAATTGCAGGCCGTCGCCAACATCCAGCCGGGATTGCACCTGTCAGTCCTGAACGACATCACCGACCGCAAACGTGCCGAACAGGCATTGCGCGACAGCGAAGCCCGAATGGGTGGGATTATTAACTCGGCGATGGACGCCATTATTTCGGTCAACGATCAACAGCAAATCGTCTTGTTCAACAGGGCCGCCGAGAAGATGTTTGGGTACACAGCGGAGGCGGTTCTGGGATCGCCGCTGGCGCAGTTGATTCCCACACGGTTCCGCGCCGCGCATGACCAACACATCCGTCGTTTCGGCGAAACCGGAGAGACGACGCGTGCAATGGGAGCGCTCAGCGCTGTCAGCGGCGTTCGGCACAGCGGCGAAGAATTTCCGATCGAAGCCTCGATCTCGCAAATTGAGGTCGAGGGGCAGAAGTATTTCACCGTCATCCTGCGTGACATCACCGAACGCGAGCGGGCGAAGGAGCGGTTGATAGAACAGGCCGCGCTGCTCGACCAGTCGCACGAGGCCATCCTCGTCCGCGACCTGGACGGACGCATACGCTATTGGAGCCGGGGCGCCGAGCGCCTGTACGGATGGACGGCGGAAGAAGCCATCGGTAGAACAGCCCGCGAACTGCATTACAGCAAGCAGGCGTCTCCATTGGCCGAGGCGACCAAGCTAACGGTTGAACATGGAGAGTGGAACGGCGAACTGCGTCACATCACCAAAGATGGCCGCGAGGTCATCGTCGAAGGCCACTGGACACTGGTGCGCGACGCGGAAGGAAAACCGAAAAACATCCTGGCGATCAACACCAATGTTACCGAAAAGAAAAAGCTCGAAGCGAATTTCCTGCGCGCACAGCGGCTGGAAAGTATCGGCACGCTGGCCAGCGGCATTGCGCACGACCTGAACAACGTCCTGTCGCCGATCCTGATGGGAGCGCAAATGCTGCAAATGAAATTGCACGACGAGCAGAGCCAGCGACTGATCGGCTTGATGCAGGCCAATGCCAACCGCGGCGCAGAGATGATCAGGCAAGTGCTTTCGTTTGCCAAAGGCATCAGCGGCCAGCGTGTAGTTTTGCAGCCGAAGCATTTGATTCGCGAGATCGTGCGGATCGCCGAAGAAACCTTTCCCAAATCCGTCCGGATCGAGCAGCGATTGGCCGACGATCTGTGGGCGTTGAATGGCGACGCCACTCAACTGCACCAAGTGATGCTCAATCTGAGCGTCAACGCGCGCGACGCCATGCCGCAAGGTGGAACGCTGACGATCACGGCGGAAAATCGGACTCTGGACAAACTCTATGCGCTGATGCTCAAAGGAGCCGCGCCCGGCAACTTCGTCGTCATCACCGTCACGGACACTGGCGTGGGCATTTCCCCAGAAAACCTCGACCGCATCTTCGATCCGTTCTTTACCACCAAGGAACCGGGCCAGGGAACCGGCCTTGGACTGGCTACTGTCCAAGGCATTGCCACGGCCCACGGCGGCTTCATCACGGTGGAAAGCGAACTCGGATTCGGGACGAAGTTCAGCGTCTATCTGCCCGCGGACGAAGCCGCCCGCCAGCAGAAAGCTCGCCAGAGCAAACCGGAAATGATCGCGGGCGCGGGCGAACTGATCTTGGTCGTGGACGACGAGGCGGCCGTGCGAGAGATGACCAATGTGGCGCTCGAAGCCTTCGGATACCGCGTGCTGACGGCGGACAATGGTGCGACCGCGCTCGGCGTTTTCGCCAGCCATCTGAACGAAATCAGCCTGGTGGTCACCGACCTGATGATGCCGGTGATGGACGGAACCGCGACCATCCGCGCCCTGCGCAAGATAAAACCTGACATTCGCATCATTCCTACCACCGGTCTGGCGGACCCGGCCAGGATCAGCGAGTTGAGCAGGCTCAATGTGGAGGAGTTATTGGAGAAACCCTTTAACGCCGAATCTCTGTTGAACGCGGTCGCAAAGACGCTCAACAAACGTCCGCCTTCCGCCACAAACTCCTAA
- a CDS encoding dienelactone hydrolase family protein, translating into MAQHEQQTGSSQKVIIQANSHALAGELEIPAAATGLVLFAHGSGSSRHSPRNQYVARIIREAGVGTLLLDLLTPEEERIDQLTRHLRFDIPLLARRLMAATAWVSGQPETRHLRVGYFGASTGAGAALIAAAKLGSEIGAIVSRGGRPDLAGEDLPNVTAPTLLIVGGLDDLVIEFNKEALARLQCVKELKIVPGATHLFEEPGTLEEVAHLAADWFGRYLR; encoded by the coding sequence ATGGCACAACATGAGCAACAAACCGGATCCTCGCAAAAAGTGATCATACAAGCTAATTCCCATGCGCTCGCGGGCGAACTGGAAATTCCCGCGGCGGCCACCGGATTGGTTCTTTTCGCACACGGCAGCGGCAGCAGTCGGCACAGCCCGCGCAATCAATATGTCGCGCGGATCATCCGCGAAGCGGGCGTCGGCACGCTTCTTCTCGACCTTCTGACCCCGGAAGAAGAGAGAATTGATCAATTAACCCGTCACCTGCGGTTCGACATTCCGTTGCTGGCGCGGCGATTGATGGCGGCAACCGCCTGGGTCAGCGGCCAACCTGAAACGCGTCATTTACGCGTCGGTTATTTCGGCGCCAGCACGGGCGCGGGCGCGGCGCTGATTGCGGCTGCAAAATTGGGCAGCGAAATTGGCGCGATCGTTTCGCGCGGAGGTCGGCCCGATCTGGCCGGTGAGGATTTGCCGAACGTGACAGCGCCAACCTTGCTCATTGTCGGAGGCCTGGACGATCTGGTCATTGAATTCAACAAGGAAGCGTTAGCTCGACTTCAATGCGTGAAAGAACTGAAGATCGTGCCCGGCGCAACACATTTGTTTGAGGAACCGGGCACATTGGAAGAGGTCGCACATCTGGCCGCCGACTGGTTCGGACGCTATCTCCGCTGA
- a CDS encoding AMP-binding protein, protein MTQTFCERVVASAGAHQDKVAMVAPGVEGREQITFGEMLAQIRSLAYRLTQEGIGLGDRVALLGENHPHWALAYFGILYRGAVAVPLDPAATVDALAHFIEDSEAKLAFVGSSSLDKFRGVCERLGRQVSVVALQPTPQGNGYTDFANWARTPFPPEFAAAAPPAKAEDIAVLMYTSGTTGMPKAVPLTHGNIYAESDGLLEAMRVTDKEVILSLLPPFHAYSQTVNLWLASILGAQVHYVTELSSAAVEHALKESRATALLGVPRLWYLFHKKIFDEVKKQAAPVRWLFAAMMRLNGWLRDGLMINAGHLFFRRVHESFGGRLWLAVLGGASFDANVALDFHRLGFTILQGYGLTETAAAATATRFEDNVIGSVGTPLNGVEVKIDEPNAEGIGEVLIRGPIVMPGYYHNPEANREAFTPDGWFRSGDLGRFDSRGHLFIVGRKKDVIKLPSGKNVFPEDVEAFYEHSPLVSEVCVLGVRDESSAFARAEKLLAVVVPNFDQLKDRRLTNASEWVTWELDNLGRELPEYQRVRDYIIRSEPLPRTTTRKVKRFEVKQWLESSGASARQLRDLRRFVLRDADRAQLDSPEGKLVVSVLRQQKPDAEMIHPQMNLELDLGLDSLARAECAVSIEQAGVEITPEDTAITLTVGDLIEMVAAKRRESGGATVVPAVATDWHKILSDAPDDLPDIQPVLKRKPVFAWFAYTVLRVIRWMARIFCRMEVEGLDVLKTLRPPFVICPNHQSFLDPLLVSSVYPIGLLRDIFHVGFADYFGGPLMNRLAREINLIPVDADVHLLRAMRAGAAGLRAGKILNIYPEGQRSLGGQLAEFRKGAAILATELNVPIVPVALDGLYRVWPRGSWLIRPAKVKICFGAPIYPSEVVLVRKGKEELYEALTELMKQRIQQMLDEMRAAR, encoded by the coding sequence ATGACACAGACATTCTGTGAAAGAGTCGTTGCATCGGCGGGCGCACACCAGGACAAGGTGGCGATGGTGGCGCCCGGCGTTGAGGGGCGGGAGCAGATCACCTTTGGCGAAATGCTCGCGCAGATTCGCAGCCTCGCTTATCGGCTCACACAGGAAGGGATCGGCTTGGGCGACCGCGTAGCCTTACTGGGTGAGAATCACCCTCACTGGGCGCTGGCATATTTCGGCATTTTGTATCGCGGCGCAGTGGCGGTGCCGCTTGATCCGGCGGCGACGGTGGATGCGCTGGCGCATTTCATTGAAGATTCCGAAGCAAAGCTGGCTTTTGTCGGGTCTTCCTCGTTGGACAAATTCCGCGGGGTTTGTGAGCGACTGGGCAGGCAAGTTTCCGTCGTCGCGTTGCAACCGACGCCGCAGGGTAACGGGTACACCGATTTCGCGAATTGGGCGCGGACACCGTTTCCGCCGGAATTCGCGGCTGCCGCACCGCCAGCCAAAGCCGAAGACATCGCCGTGCTGATGTATACCTCCGGCACCACCGGCATGCCGAAAGCCGTGCCGCTCACCCATGGCAACATTTACGCCGAAAGCGACGGACTGCTGGAAGCGATGCGCGTCACCGACAAGGAAGTCATCCTCAGCCTGCTTCCGCCTTTTCACGCGTATTCACAGACGGTCAATCTTTGGCTGGCTTCGATCCTGGGCGCGCAAGTCCATTACGTCACCGAATTGAGCAGCGCCGCCGTCGAACACGCGCTGAAAGAAAGCCGTGCCACAGCGCTTCTGGGCGTGCCGCGCCTGTGGTACCTGTTCCACAAAAAGATTTTTGACGAAGTGAAGAAGCAGGCAGCACCCGTTCGTTGGTTGTTCGCGGCAATGATGCGTCTGAACGGATGGCTGCGCGATGGATTGATGATCAACGCCGGGCATTTATTTTTCCGCCGCGTCCACGAATCCTTTGGCGGCAGATTGTGGTTGGCGGTTTTGGGGGGAGCGAGTTTCGATGCGAACGTGGCGCTGGACTTTCATCGCCTGGGTTTCACGATTCTGCAAGGTTACGGGCTGACAGAAACGGCGGCGGCGGCCACGGCCACACGGTTTGAAGACAACGTAATCGGTTCGGTCGGAACGCCGCTCAACGGCGTGGAGGTCAAGATTGATGAACCGAATGCCGAAGGCATCGGCGAAGTGCTCATCCGCGGCCCGATTGTCATGCCCGGTTATTACCACAATCCCGAAGCCAACCGCGAAGCGTTCACGCCGGACGGCTGGTTCCGCAGCGGCGATCTGGGACGATTCGACAGCCGAGGGCATTTGTTCATCGTCGGGCGGAAGAAAGACGTGATCAAACTGCCTTCGGGAAAAAACGTCTTCCCGGAAGACGTGGAGGCGTTTTACGAACACTCGCCGCTGGTTAGCGAAGTCTGCGTGCTGGGCGTGCGCGATGAATCCAGCGCGTTTGCCCGCGCGGAAAAGCTGTTGGCGGTCGTCGTCCCGAATTTTGACCAACTGAAGGATCGGCGCCTGACCAACGCGAGCGAGTGGGTCACCTGGGAGTTGGATAATCTTGGCCGCGAACTGCCCGAATACCAGCGGGTGCGCGATTACATCATTCGCTCCGAGCCGTTGCCGCGTACGACGACGCGCAAAGTAAAACGCTTTGAAGTCAAGCAATGGCTCGAAAGTTCTGGCGCCTCAGCCAGACAACTGCGCGACCTGCGCCGCTTTGTTTTACGCGACGCAGACCGCGCGCAGTTGGATTCGCCGGAGGGCAAACTTGTCGTTTCAGTTCTCCGCCAACAGAAACCGGACGCCGAGATGATTCATCCGCAGATGAACCTCGAACTCGACCTGGGCCTGGATTCGCTCGCGCGCGCCGAGTGCGCCGTCAGCATCGAGCAGGCAGGCGTTGAGATTACGCCGGAAGATACGGCCATCACCTTGACGGTGGGGGATTTGATCGAGATGGTCGCGGCAAAACGGCGGGAAAGCGGGGGGGCGACCGTTGTCCCCGCCGTCGCGACCGATTGGCACAAAATTCTCAGCGATGCTCCCGACGATCTGCCGGATATTCAGCCGGTCCTGAAACGGAAGCCCGTATTTGCCTGGTTCGCCTATACAGTGTTGCGTGTCATTCGCTGGATGGCGCGGATTTTCTGCCGCATGGAAGTAGAAGGGCTTGATGTTCTCAAAACCTTGCGACCTCCGTTTGTAATTTGCCCCAACCACCAGAGCTTCCTGGATCCGCTGCTGGTCAGTTCCGTTTATCCGATTGGCCTGTTGCGCGACATTTTTCACGTCGGCTTTGCCGATTACTTCGGCGGGCCGCTGATGAACCGCCTGGCGCGGGAGATCAATCTGATTCCCGTGGACGCTGACGTGCATTTGCTGCGCGCGATGCGCGCGGGCGCAGCGGGATTGCGCGCCGGAAAGATTCTCAATATTTATCCCGAAGGCCAGCGCTCACTGGGCGGGCAGCTCGCCGAGTTCCGAAAAGGAGCAGCGATTCTGGCAACAGAGCTGAATGTCCCGATTGTTCCGGTGGCGCTCGATGGTTTGTATCGCGTCTGGCCGCGCGGCTCGTGGTTGATTCGTCCGGCCAAAGTAAAAATTTGTTTCGGCGCGCCGATTTACCCGTCGGAGGTGGTATTGGTCAGGAAAGGGAAAGAGGAGCTTTACGAGGCATTGACCGAATTGATGAAGCAGCGCATTCAGCAGATGCTCGACGAAATGCGGGCTGCGCGGTGA
- a CDS encoding phosphoribosyltransferase — protein sequence MEKRFHDRTQAGRLLAEKLRDYANRHDVIVLALPRGGVPVAYQVAKTLHVPLDVLVVRKLGVPDQPELAMGAIASGGVRVLNEDLLSYYPISAEMIESVAAGEQKELERRERLYRGDRPMPEVKGRTVILVDDGIATGTTMRSAVKALKKLQAASIVVAVPVAPESIRAEYGWLKDHVVFTCLATPERFFAISLWYEEFPQTTDEEVRDLLWRAANEIVTTTTIAGTRPPNSQSNPERL from the coding sequence ATGGAGAAAAGATTTCATGACCGCACGCAAGCTGGACGATTGCTGGCTGAAAAGCTCAGAGATTACGCCAATCGCCATGACGTGATCGTACTGGCATTGCCGCGTGGCGGCGTGCCTGTCGCGTATCAGGTGGCCAAAACGCTTCATGTCCCGCTCGACGTACTGGTTGTGCGTAAACTCGGAGTGCCGGATCAGCCGGAATTGGCAATGGGCGCAATTGCATCAGGCGGCGTCCGCGTGCTCAACGAAGACCTATTGAGCTATTACCCCATCTCCGCCGAAATGATCGAATCGGTTGCGGCGGGCGAACAGAAAGAATTGGAACGGCGCGAACGACTTTACCGTGGTGATAGGCCAATGCCGGAAGTGAAGGGACGAACCGTGATTTTAGTGGACGATGGCATCGCAACTGGCACGACGATGCGTTCGGCGGTCAAGGCACTCAAAAAGTTGCAAGCAGCCAGCATCGTCGTTGCGGTCCCAGTCGCGCCGGAATCCATCCGTGCAGAATACGGCTGGCTAAAGGATCATGTGGTTTTCACCTGCCTGGCGACGCCGGAAAGATTCTTTGCCATCAGCCTCTGGTACGAGGAGTTCCCGCAAACAACCGACGAAGAAGTGCGCGATTTACTCTGGCGCGCAGCGAATGAAATTGTCACTACAACAACAATCGCCGGGACAAGACCACCTAATTCACAAAGCAATCCTGAAAGATTGTGA
- a CDS encoding patatin-like phospholipase family protein produces the protein MNRVLHLLQSRRVGLALSGGSVRGLAHIGVIKALADLDIRPAVIAGTSAGSIIGAAVAAGLEWHEIASMARSVFWPSLLHGGRLERFCERHLPETFAHLSLPFAAVATALPSRHIITIREGHLASAISASCALRVIRRPVVRAGLRLKDGGIACVLPSLACRELGAEIVIGSDVWELSSLLRGAGMPSSKPRSRNFYPEHYRKALQQTDLLIQPAIPAAGYVPGPAAIERMIAAGEQATRQSLTQWRETEIV, from the coding sequence GTGAATAGAGTACTTCATCTGCTTCAATCTCGCCGCGTCGGTTTGGCGCTCAGCGGCGGCTCAGTGCGCGGTTTGGCGCATATCGGTGTGATCAAGGCGCTGGCCGATCTCGACATTCGCCCGGCAGTGATCGCGGGCACCAGCGCCGGGAGCATCATCGGCGCGGCCGTGGCCGCAGGACTGGAGTGGCACGAGATTGCCTCGATGGCACGATCGGTTTTCTGGCCGAGCTTGCTGCACGGCGGCAGGCTTGAGCGTTTCTGTGAACGGCACCTGCCAGAAACCTTCGCGCATTTGTCCCTGCCTTTTGCCGCTGTGGCGACGGCGTTGCCTTCAAGGCACATCATTACGATCCGTGAAGGACATCTTGCCTCTGCCATTAGCGCAAGTTGTGCGTTGCGCGTGATTCGCCGCCCGGTTGTGCGCGCTGGCCTGCGCCTGAAAGACGGCGGGATCGCTTGTGTTTTGCCCTCGCTTGCCTGCCGCGAGTTAGGGGCAGAGATCGTCATCGGTTCGGACGTATGGGAATTGAGTTCACTGTTGCGTGGAGCAGGAATGCCATCATCAAAACCACGAAGCCGGAACTTTTACCCGGAGCACTACCGCAAAGCCCTACAACAAACTGATTTATTGATTCAGCCTGCCATCCCTGCCGCTGGTTATGTGCCGGGCCCTGCCGCCATCGAACGAATGATTGCCGCCGGAGAGCAGGCGACACGCCAATCGCTCACCCAATGGCGGGAGACGGAAATTGTCTGA
- a CDS encoding DUF374 domain-containing protein, whose translation MKKESAEAIQRLDKIARLIAQSEPPTPPAEKEQGRNWWTRFVDAMLFAVRRYIPPLHWVGAAVLAICFYLYARLCALTTRLKTAGDYQWPEVTCPGVLALWHGCANTLIVAIAARQPNVPLAILIASDPRGDSLSLLCRLLGLRVVRVSDEKGGWAALALLADEIARGVCVIITADGGGPARMAKAGAVALSSVTSTPIVAVGADCSPAIRMPHKWDAARTPLPFCRIAVTILETHRCPEFADSTVIEASRLDLQHALNEATAMATQAL comes from the coding sequence ATGAAGAAAGAATCTGCCGAGGCGATTCAAAGATTGGATAAGATCGCGCGGCTGATCGCTCAATCAGAGCCGCCAACCCCGCCCGCGGAAAAAGAGCAAGGGAGAAATTGGTGGACGCGTTTTGTGGATGCAATGCTTTTTGCGGTGCGCCGTTACATCCCGCCTTTGCATTGGGTAGGCGCCGCGGTATTGGCCATTTGCTTTTATCTTTATGCCCGACTCTGTGCGTTGACCACGCGGTTGAAAACGGCCGGTGACTATCAATGGCCAGAAGTCACCTGCCCAGGCGTTTTGGCCCTTTGGCATGGATGTGCGAATACATTGATCGTAGCCATCGCCGCGCGCCAGCCCAATGTTCCACTCGCCATTTTGATCGCCAGCGACCCGCGCGGCGATAGTCTCTCGTTGCTATGCAGGTTGTTGGGATTGCGCGTGGTGCGTGTCAGCGACGAAAAGGGAGGATGGGCGGCGCTGGCGCTGCTGGCGGACGAAATTGCGCGAGGTGTTTGTGTAATCATCACAGCCGACGGCGGTGGCCCGGCGCGGATGGCGAAGGCAGGCGCCGTCGCCTTGTCCTCTGTCACATCCACCCCAATCGTCGCCGTCGGCGCGGACTGTTCTCCCGCCATCCGCATGCCTCATAAGTGGGACGCGGCGCGTACGCCACTGCCTTTCTGTCGTATCGCTGTGACCATCCTTGAAACGCACCGGTGTCCCGAATTCGCGGATTCCACTGTGATTGAAGCATCTCGTCTCGATCTTCAACATGCGCTCAACGAAGCGACAGCAATGGCGACACAAGCACTTTGA
- a CDS encoding CBS domain-containing protein — MKVQDVMTSDVKFCSLEDDLAAVVALMWEQNCGACPVVNNENKVIGMITDRDIAIAVGTKGRLASEISVSEVISGKVYSATLDEDIHVGIKTMRQGKVRRLPVVNDEGILQGILSLNDVVLRAEEEKSRHQPELSYEDAMSTVKAICEHPPAHHAAAA, encoded by the coding sequence ATGAAAGTTCAAGATGTAATGACCAGTGACGTGAAGTTCTGTAGCCTTGAGGACGATTTGGCAGCGGTGGTGGCATTGATGTGGGAGCAAAATTGCGGAGCTTGCCCGGTAGTGAACAATGAAAACAAAGTGATCGGCATGATCACCGACCGTGATATCGCGATTGCTGTCGGAACCAAAGGGCGGCTGGCTTCGGAAATTTCAGTCAGCGAGGTGATCTCCGGAAAAGTTTATTCGGCAACGCTCGATGAGGACATTCACGTGGGGATAAAGACCATGCGTCAGGGAAAGGTGCGCCGGCTTCCCGTCGTCAACGACGAAGGCATTCTGCAAGGGATATTGTCGCTTAACGATGTCGTCCTGCGGGCGGAAGAAGAAAAGAGCAGACATCAACCGGAACTCAGTTATGAAGACGCGATGAGCACGGTTAAAGCGATCTGCGAACATCCTCCTGCTCACCACGCGGCTGCGGCGTAA